One Kazachstania africana CBS 2517 chromosome 5, complete genome DNA window includes the following coding sequences:
- the UBA2 gene encoding E1 ubiquitin-activating protein UBA2 (similar to Saccharomyces cerevisiae UBA2 (YDR390C); ancestral locus Anc_5.472), translating into MARQSNIVRIVGNDSYEKLRSTKCLLVGAGGIGSELLKDLILMEFGEIHIVDLDTIDLSNLNRQFLFRQRDIKQPKSTTAVKAVQHFNNSKLVPYQGNIMDSTQFPLHWFGQFDVIFNALDNLAARRYVNKMSQFLSTPLLESGTAGFDGYIQPIIPGKTECFDCTKKETPKTFPVCTIRSTPSQPIHCIVWAKNFLFNQLFNAETNPNLNEEDEEENKDWGTTDLDEINRIRQETNELQELQNIVVSQQENRIHEIIEKLFVHDINKLLLIENLWKTRTEPTPLDITNIQNVSDEPSKKLNLSEIWTINDQVQQLVHVTKKLMKRMPKEQNHIEFDKDDQDTLEFVATTANIRSHIFNIPIKSVFDIKQIAGNIIPAIATTNAIVAGLSSLISLRVLNLLKYAPIKSPTDLNMAFTAKASNLSTNRYLSNPKLAPSSCNCPVCSKVVRGVVSVSSTKYASLTLQNLVDLIKDKYEYTDEISVLDTKNQRLLADFDFDDLLNKTLNDINLTDGTVIMFTDEDEDENGLCHKPLELYLDITETLPTGLDIRLPELEIPLVKAITSEEATAEEEEELSVEKNLTEENIIVLDEEEPSTKKRKIELEDEQAAKKTKSEVEDVIELD; encoded by the coding sequence ATGGCTAGGCAATCGAATATTGTCAGGATTGTTGGGAATGACAGCTACGAAAAATTGCGGTCCACAAAGTGTCTTCTAGTAGGAGCAGGTGGGATAGGTTcagaattattgaaagatttaataTTGATGGAATTTGGTGAGATACATATCGTTGATCTGGATACAATCGACTTATCCAACTTAAACAGACAGTTTCTGTTCAGACAGCGTGATATTAAACAACCGAAGTCAACCACTGCTGTGAAAGCCGTCCAACATTTCAATAACTCAAAATTAGTGCCCTATCAAGGGAATATTATGGACAGTACTCAGTTCCCATTGCATTGGTTCGGCCAATTTGATGTCATCTTTAATGCATTGGATAATTTGGCCGCTAGACGTTACGTGAACAAGATGTCGCAGTTTTTAAGTACTCCATTGCTCGAATCTGGTACTGCAGGTTTCGATGGATATATTCAACCCATTATCCCGGGTAAAACTGAATGTTTCGATTGTACGAAGAAAGAAACACCAAAGACATTCCCAGTATGTACTATTAGATCCACTCCATCTCAACCAATTCATTGTATTGTATGGGcaaagaattttcttttcaatcaaCTATTTAATGCAGAAACgaatccaaatttgaatgaagaagatgaggaagaaaacAAAGATTGGGGTACTACGGATTTGGATGAAATTAATCGTATTAGACAAGAAACAAACGAATTGCAAGAGTTGCAAAATATAGTTGTGTCTCAACAAGAAAATCGTATTcatgaaattattgagaAACTGTTCGTTCAtgatattaataaattgttATTAATTGAGAATTTATGGAAAACTAGAACAGAACCAACTCCGTTAGACATTACAAACATTCAAAATGTTTCAGATGAGCCAAGCAAGAAGCTTAACTTGAGCGAAATTTGGACAATTAATGACCAAGTTCAACAGTTAGTTCATGTAACCAAGAAACTTATGAAGCGTATGCCTAAAGAGCAAAATCATATCGAATTTGATAAGGATGATCAAGATACTTTAGAGTTCGTCGCAACCACAGCGAATATCAGATCAcacattttcaatattccaATCAAATCTGTATTTGACATAAAACAAATTGCAGGTAACATTATCCCCGCTATTGCAACGACTAATGCCATCGTCGCTGGGCTTTCATCTCTTATTTCTTTACGTGTTTTGAATCTCTTGAAGTATGCTCCAATCAAGAGCCCAACGGACTTGAATATGGCATTTACCGCGAAGGCAAGTAACCTATCAACAAATAGATACCTCTCTAATCCAAAATTAGCCCCCTCGAGTTGCAATTGTCCGGTTTGTTCCAAGGTAGTGCGCGGTGTTGTTTCAGTTAGCTCTACAAAATATGCCTCTTTAACTTTGCAAAATTTGGTTGATTTAATAAAAgataaatatgaatataCTGACGAAATTTCGGTGCTCGATACAAAGAACCAAAGACTATTGGCAGATTTCGATTTTGATGACCTTTTAAATAAAACCTTAAACGATATCAATTTAACTGATGGTACGGTGATAATGTTTACcgatgaagatgaggatGAGAATGGTTTATGTCACAAACCATTGGAACTATATTTAGATATTACTGAAACCTTGCCCACTGGATTAGACATCAGACTACCAGAACTTGAAATTCCTTTAGTCAAGGCCATAACGAGCGAAGAAGCAACAgctgaagaggaagaagagttATCAGtcgagaaaaatttgacagaagaaaatattatagTCTTAGATGAGGAAGAACCATCTACtaagaaaaggaaaatagAACTTGAAGATGAGCAAGCCGccaagaaaacaaaaagtGAAGTGGAAGATGTCATTGAACTGGATTAA
- the SAC7 gene encoding GTPase-activating protein SAC7 (similar to Saccharomyces cerevisiae SAC7 (YDR389W) and BAG7 (YOR134W); ancestral locus Anc_5.471) yields the protein MQANSKKASNNSSPLKGSNMSQFWKNFINNPKSMSSDSVATNTKQTGSSNGLSPIKRPPLSRKPFSFQNDKEQTQVPGKLSTADYKNYRDMFLSNRHDFTGRIFGVSLSESLSVASAEVIVQSELVSFGRIPIIVAKCGAYLKAHALKTSGIFRIAGNNKRVKELQYIFSTPPDYGTKFNDWESYSVHDVASLLRRFLNNLKEPLISLDLYEDFRNPLRERPRILKHMLSHSVSHPNANKENSLSSNPELQLRQEDKGNDGDNEKELNDNENDEELKKRRLRHKKRLSRDIRSCIKEYETLFLKLSNDSKQLTIYLLDLLSLFARQSQFNLMSGRNLAAIFQPSVLSHPQHDMDPKEYELSRFVVEFLIEYSYKLLPHLLKLAKDEQKQLKNTEREPLKTPVTTPTDSAPKAIDIPNKNKLTPSKYSTPMSPSNSLLKGVSHGKSQISTTGLKAPNRSRPHSKSIGSVPTPPDVITSNKRRISLFPWLHKPDILSDTGDLTATENEGDDIYDDENVNEVSRQSPISIPSMSGSLPKSQSNYLNVPKIYRSTSGGGTPPSVNNTTNQRPMSMVLNNHSMDEIDNALSSDNNEEGRTARSKKRESWFQRLTSRSRSGSISRS from the coding sequence ATGCAGGCTAATTCTAAAAAAGCATCTAATAACTCGTCACCTCTGAAGGGTTCAAATATGTCACAGTTctggaaaaatttcatcaataatcCAAAGAGTATGTCCTCCGATTCTGTTGCCACGAATACCAAGCAAACTGGATCCAGCAATGGATTATCTCCCATAAAAAGACCTCCATTATCTAGAAAaccattttctttccaaAATGACAAGGAACAAACTCAAGTACCAGGAAAACTCAGTACGGCAGATTATAAGAACTATAGAGATAtgtttttatcaaatagaCACGATTTCACTGGAAGAATATTTGGTGTATCACTATCTGAGTCATTATCGGTGGCAAGTGCCGAGGTTATTGTACAAAGTGAATTGGTCAGTTTTGGCCGCATCCCTATTATCGTAGCCAAATGTGGTGCATATTTGAAAGCTCACGCTTTAAAGACGTCTGGAATATTCCGTATTGCAGGTAATAACAAACGCGTCAAAGAGTTACAATACATTTTCTCCACCCCTCCAGATTATGGCACAAAATTTAACGATTGGGAATCATATAGTGTTCATGACGTTGCTTCCCTATTGAGAAGATTTCTGaataatttaaaagaaCCTTTAATCTCCCTAGACTTATATGAAGATTTTAGAAACCCTTTGAGAGAAAGACCAAGAATTTTAAAACATATGTTGAGTCATAGTGTATCACATCCAAATGctaataaagaaaacagTCTGTCCTCAAATCCAGAATTACAATTACGACAAGAGGACAAAGGTAATGATggtgataatgaaaaggaaCTTAATGACAAcgaaaatgatgaagagttaaaaaaaagaagattacGTCACAAGAAGAGATTATCCCGTGATATTAGGTCCTGtataaaagaatatgaGACATTATTTCTAAAGTTATCGAACGATTCAAAACAATTAACCATATATCTTCTAGATTTACTAAGTTTGTTCGCTAGACAATCGCAATTCAATTTAATGTCTGGAAGGAACTTAGCTGCCATCTTTCAACCGTCAGTCTTGTCACACCCACAACACGACATGGACCCCAAAGAATACGAACTATCTAGATTTGTGGTGGAATTCTTAATTGAATATTCTTACAAATTATTACCacatcttttaaaattagCAAAAGACGAACAAAAACAGTTGAAAAATACCGAAAGAGAACCCCTCAAAACACCGGTGACAACACCAACAGATTCAGCACCAAAAGCAATTGATATtccaaataaaaataaactcACCccatcaaaatattcaacaCCTATGTCACCTTCTAACTCATTGTTAAAGGGCGTATCACATGGAAAATCACAGATAAGTACAACGGGATTAAAAGCTCCAAATAGGTCCAGACCGCACTCCAAGTCAATAGGTTCTGTTCCAACTCCACCTGATGTAATAACAAGCAACAAACGGAGAATAAGCTTATTTCCATGGCTGCACAAACCTGATATATTAAGTGACACTGGAGATCTAACTGCaactgaaaatgaaggtGATGATATTTATGACGATGAAAACGTGAACGAAGTCAGTAGACAGTCTCCAATAAGTATACCGTCTATGTCAGGCTCTTTACCCAAGTCTCAGAGTAACTATCTCAATGTACCAAAGATATATAGGTCAACGAGCGGCGGCGGCACACCTCCTTCCGTAAATAATACCACAAATCAAAGACCAATGTCAATGGTACTAAATAATCACTCAATGGATGAGATCGACAATGCATTGTCATCggataataatgaagaaggaCGTACTGCAAGGagtaaaaaaagagaatcATGGTTTCAAAGATTAACATCACGTTCCCGTTCTGGCTCTATCAGTAGGTCGTGA